From one Acipenser ruthenus chromosome 21, fAciRut3.2 maternal haplotype, whole genome shotgun sequence genomic stretch:
- the LOC117428520 gene encoding ankyrin repeat domain-containing protein 34C-like has product MEEATELRTDGNSLLKAVWLRRLRLTRLLLEGGAYINESNERGETPLMIACMTKHEDQQSVSKAKMVKYLLENKGDPNIQDKAGKSALMHACSERAGQEVVSLLLENGADPSLEDHSGASALVYAINANDKATLKHLLDACKAKGKEVIIITTDKSPSGTKTTKQYLNVPPSPEVEDRYSPMMCMSPSDIELKTSPSPNNDKEHESIFIFQTKRPSINTATAIAKPHNEPGSPTRKPCNPKRARLPQLKRLQSEPWGLIAPSVLAAAAAAAHAEDSKRTTSEEEVISGINGLSLPKRPPLSRHDSFECKEGGPTFPSVGDQFSKMTSTLSAPASRKTSNEKSHSQHQPLARRSTIPADQDNVSISVSGPASLRDMVYRRRLGNDHYDSDSQLYSDSGSVSFDSGKAPLERRKHNTSPLTLLTSSRESLDSIPSASPGAVRRRAPGLLERRGSGTLLLDHISHTRPGCLPPLNVNPHPPIPDIGTCSKPSSPLTTCIRSIVPVAPSSPMRSDLKSKKKLVRRHSMQVEQMKQLTDLSTQ; this is encoded by the coding sequence ATGGAGGAAGCAACGGAGCTGAGGACCGATGGGAACTCCCTTTTAAAAGCAGTGTGGCTGCGGAGGCTAAGGCTTACCAGGCTGCTATTAGAAGGTGGTGCGTACATTAACGAAAGCAACGAACGAGGAGAAACCCCTCTTATGATAGCCTGCATGACTAAACATGAGGATCAACAAAGTGTAAGCAAAGCCAAAATGGTTAAGTACCTGCTGGAGAACAAAGGGGATCCAAATATCCAGGACAAAGCGGGCAAAAGTGCACTAATGCACGCCTGTAGCGAGAGAGCCGGCCAGGAGGTGGTGTCTTTGTTACTGGAGAATGGAGCGGATCCCAGTCTGGAAGACCACTCTGGAGCTTCAGCTCTTGTGTACGCCATCAATGCCAATGACAAAGCAACTCTGAAACACCTGCTTGATGCTTGCAAGGCTAAAGGCAAagaagttattatcataaccacTGACAAGTCACCATCAGGGACAAAAACCACCAAGCAATACCTTAATGTCCCACCATCGCCGGAAGTGGAGGACAGATATTCGCCAATGATGTGCATGTCTCCCTCCGACATCGAACTGAAAACATCCCCATCTCCAAACAATGACAAAGAACATGAAAGCATCTTCATCTTCCAGACCAAAAGACCTAGCATTAATACTGCCACCGCTATTGCCAAACCACACAACGAACCAGGCTCTCCCACTAGAAAGCCATGCAACCCCAAGCGGGCCAGGCTGCCCCAGTTGAAACGACTCCAGTCTGAGCCCTGGGGTTTGATTGCACCCTCTGttttagctgctgctgctgctgctgcacatgCGGAAGATTCCAAGCGAACCACGTCGGAGGAGGAGGTCATTTCAGGCATCAATGGGCTGTCACTTCCCAAACGGCCACCTTTATCGCGACACGACAGCTTCGAATGCAAGGAAGGGGGGCCCACTTTCCCATCGGTAGGTGATCAGTTTTCTAAGATGACGTCCACGCTGTCAGCCCCTGCCTCCAGAAAGACATCTAATGAGAAATCTCATTCCCAGCACCAGCCCTTGGCTAGAAGGAGCACCATACCCGCTGATCAAGATAATGTAAGCATTTCTGTTTCGGGCCCAGCCAGCCTGCGTGATATGGTCTACAGAAGAAGACTGGGTAACGACCATTACGACTCCGACTCCCAGTTATATTCGGACTCTGGGTCGGTGTCCTTCGATTCGGGGAAAGCTCCTTTGGAGAGGAGAAAGCACAACACCTCACCTTTAACTCTGCTGACAAGTTCCCGGGAGTCGCTGGACAGCATCCCCAGCGCTTCTCCTGGGGCTGTGCGTCGCAGGGCGCCCGGGCTTTTGGAAAGAAGAGGCTCAGGAACTCTTCTGCTGGACCACATTTCCCATACCCGACCGGGCTGCCTACCCCCTTTAAAtgtcaacccccacccccccattccAGACATTGGCACATGTAGCAAGCCTTCATCCCCGCTTACTACCTGCATCCGGTCCATAGTACCAGTAGCACCCAGTTCACCTATGAGATCGGACCTCAAGTCCAAAAAGAAACTTGTGAGAAGACATTCTATGCAAGTGGAACAAATGAAGCAGCTTACAGATCTGAGCACTCAGTGA
- the LOC131699165 gene encoding transmembrane emp24 domain-containing protein 3-like produces the protein MTFTIPLFRCFCLFFHAVVVFNLVSATELTFELADDDTQCFFEEIDKGEKFSLDYQVITGGNYDVDCSVVDPGENVLYEESKKQYDHFSHTAEETGVYKVCFSNEFSTFSHKTVYFDLQTGEEPALIPEMHNRVSALTQMESSSVLIHEILKTISESQTHYRLREAIDRIRADEIHEHVMYWSIGETVILFVVSISQVVMLKSFFTDKKPLPGLSS, from the exons ATGACATTCACGATTCCTTTGTTCCGTTGCTTCTGCTTATTCTTTCACGCTGTTGTAGTTTTTAATTTGGTTTCCGCGACTGAGCTGACGTTTGAGTTGGCTGATGACGACACACAATGCTTCTTTGAAGAAATTGATAAAGGAGAAAAGTTTTCACTAGATTATCAA GTAATTACAGGGGGTAACTATGACGTGGACTGTTCCGTCGTGGATCCAGGAGAGAACGTCTTGTATGAAGAGAGTAAGAAACAGTACGACCACTTCAGCCACACGGCTGAGGAGACCGGCGTGTACAAGGTCTGCTTCAGCAATGAGTTCTCCACCTTCTCACACAAGACCGTGTACTTCGACCTGCAGACTGGGGAGGAGCCTGCTCTTATCCCAGAAATGCATAACAGGGTCTCCGCCCTCACCCAG ATGGAATCCTCCAGTGTCTTAATCCACGAGATCCTGAAGACCATCTCCGAGTCCCAGACTCACTACCGCCTGAGGGAAGCCATTGACCGCATCAGGGCGGACGAGATCCATGAGCACGTCATGTACTGGTCAATCGGGGAGACGGTCATCCTGTTTGTGGTCAGCATCAGCCAGGTGGTGATGCTCAAAAGCTTCTTTACTGACAAGAAGCCCCTCCCAGGACTCAGCTCATAG
- the LOC117429626 gene encoding retinol dehydrogenase 13-like isoform X2, with translation MGHRILCNKGMSLLALRKWFAGGVCRSKARLDGKTVLITGANIGIGKETAQDLARRGARVIMACRDMDKASEVAEEIRQKTGNGNVVIKKLDLASLESVRHLAEEIQHEEERLDLLINNAGIMMCPKWKTEDGFEMQFGVNHLGHFLLTNSLLDLLKKSSPSRVVNVSSLAHEKGQIHFDDINLDKDYNPYKSYRQSKLANILFTRELARRLQGTGVTANSLHPGAVRTALGRHIMPTIAVWMKIIFTPFILLLFKTPWQGAQTTIHCAVAEELEHTSGLYFSDCAPKKVASQATDDEAARRLWELSAQMVGLKQ, from the exons ATGGGGCACAGAATTCTATGTAACAAAG GAATGAGTCTGCTTGCACTGCGGAAGTGGTTTGCTGGGGGAGTTTGCAGGAGCAAGGCGAGGCTGGACGGGAAGACGGTTTTAATCACCGGTGCCAACATAGGGATTGGCAAGGAGACTGCGCAGGACCTGGCACGAAGGG GGGCGCGGGTCATCATGGCGTGCAGAGATATGGACAAGGCCAGCGAGGTAGCAGAGGAGATCAGACAGAAGACTGGCAACGGTAACGTGGTCATCAAGAAGCTGGACCTGGCCTCCCTGGAGTCCGTACGGCATCTCGCTGAGGAAATCCAGCACGAGGAGGAACGGCTGGACCTTCTCATCAACAATGCGG GGATTATGATGTGTCCAAAGTGGAAGACGGAGGATGGCTTTGAGATGCAGTTTGGTGTCAATCACCTAGGTCACTTCCTGTTGACCAACTCCCTCCTCGATCTGCTGAAGAAGTCTTCTCCCAGCCGTGTGGTCAACGTGTCCAGCTTAGCTCATGAGAAAG GCCAGATTCACTTTGATGATATTAACCTGGATAAAGACTACAACCCTTACAAGAGCTACAGGCAGAGCAAGCTGGCTAACATCCTCTTCACCAGGGAACTCGCTCGCAGATTGCAAG GTACAGGCGTGACTGCTAATAGCCTGCACCCAGGAGCGGTGCGCACCGCACTCGGGAGACACATAATGCCTACCATAGCTGTATGGATGAAGATTATATTCACCCCATTTATCCTGCTTCTGTTCAAGACTCCATGGCAGGGAGCTCAGACCACAATCCACTGCGCCGTGGCTGAAGAGCTGGAGCACACCAGCGGTTTGTACTTCAG TGACTGTGCTCCCAAGAAAGTCGCCTCTCAAGCTACAGATGATGAAGCAGCCAGAAGACTGTGGGAGCTGAGTGCCCAGATGGTGGGCCTGAAGCAGTGA
- the LOC117429626 gene encoding retinol dehydrogenase 13-like isoform X1: MSTDEMVVFFQDHATGIAAAAVAGMSLLALRKWFAGGVCRSKARLDGKTVLITGANIGIGKETAQDLARRGARVIMACRDMDKASEVAEEIRQKTGNGNVVIKKLDLASLESVRHLAEEIQHEEERLDLLINNAGIMMCPKWKTEDGFEMQFGVNHLGHFLLTNSLLDLLKKSSPSRVVNVSSLAHEKGQIHFDDINLDKDYNPYKSYRQSKLANILFTRELARRLQGTGVTANSLHPGAVRTALGRHIMPTIAVWMKIIFTPFILLLFKTPWQGAQTTIHCAVAEELEHTSGLYFSDCAPKKVASQATDDEAARRLWELSAQMVGLKQ; encoded by the exons ATGTCGACAGATGAAATGGTTGTGTTTTTTCAAGACCATGCGACAGGAATCGCTGCTGCGGCGGTTGCCG GAATGAGTCTGCTTGCACTGCGGAAGTGGTTTGCTGGGGGAGTTTGCAGGAGCAAGGCGAGGCTGGACGGGAAGACGGTTTTAATCACCGGTGCCAACATAGGGATTGGCAAGGAGACTGCGCAGGACCTGGCACGAAGGG GGGCGCGGGTCATCATGGCGTGCAGAGATATGGACAAGGCCAGCGAGGTAGCAGAGGAGATCAGACAGAAGACTGGCAACGGTAACGTGGTCATCAAGAAGCTGGACCTGGCCTCCCTGGAGTCCGTACGGCATCTCGCTGAGGAAATCCAGCACGAGGAGGAACGGCTGGACCTTCTCATCAACAATGCGG GGATTATGATGTGTCCAAAGTGGAAGACGGAGGATGGCTTTGAGATGCAGTTTGGTGTCAATCACCTAGGTCACTTCCTGTTGACCAACTCCCTCCTCGATCTGCTGAAGAAGTCTTCTCCCAGCCGTGTGGTCAACGTGTCCAGCTTAGCTCATGAGAAAG GCCAGATTCACTTTGATGATATTAACCTGGATAAAGACTACAACCCTTACAAGAGCTACAGGCAGAGCAAGCTGGCTAACATCCTCTTCACCAGGGAACTCGCTCGCAGATTGCAAG GTACAGGCGTGACTGCTAATAGCCTGCACCCAGGAGCGGTGCGCACCGCACTCGGGAGACACATAATGCCTACCATAGCTGTATGGATGAAGATTATATTCACCCCATTTATCCTGCTTCTGTTCAAGACTCCATGGCAGGGAGCTCAGACCACAATCCACTGCGCCGTGGCTGAAGAGCTGGAGCACACCAGCGGTTTGTACTTCAG TGACTGTGCTCCCAAGAAAGTCGCCTCTCAAGCTACAGATGATGAAGCAGCCAGAAGACTGTGGGAGCTGAGTGCCCAGATGGTGGGCCTGAAGCAGTGA